A region of Schistocerca piceifrons isolate TAMUIC-IGC-003096 unplaced genomic scaffold, iqSchPice1.1 HiC_scaffold_279, whole genome shotgun sequence DNA encodes the following proteins:
- the LOC124744204 gene encoding DNA repair protein RAD50-like, whose protein sequence is MARLLKMQIQGIRSFGPNDSDQQMITFQSPVTLILGQNGCGKTTTIEALKYAATGEVPAGTKQGQSFVHDPKMARQPETRGQIKLLMADRKGEEVVITRTLQTTQKAKNLQLKTLDPVIHRKKSSGEVVQVGGRCIDVNLEMSHVFGVSKAVLSNVIFCHQEDSNWPMDEGKKLKEKFDSIFDATKLNKCLEHIRDLRKAVNTEISTDEKLLKSQQEIKDETVSKKKDLQEAESRLAVTQDKIDNLSDKLSPLLEKLDEICDVEKDFLQLTREKERAEDKMKILESQQSDLKKNVKEVLEWKTLEEITDLINSFKTEARNWQEHLKSMEIELQQISRDEERVLEETSQEQMTLGKLQKEEEDHNTRIDARNKNLQRLAETFQIRVKEDTFSSEVLVSNLMHQVDDKIRESKVQFEQLRNRFQREEQELQSKIDIARDTKAKLEQEITSKKRQAEDNKAEEWSVKTEIEDIEKSGEELVKLGRELEQAKTNWETPCQELDEEQLKKEIRDQHQESNRLDDKLVIVDKEVQTLQLLSSEQAQLDIQNKLKASKESELKKLKNKHNEALRHLLFTVPQQNLKHDLDACMLQLTRQINNINEKINSKQNEAAALEVKRAHHKEQLDLKERELRKFEEEIYDLCGRQDFDEYIQSVSDRIQELQDQKGTLSASEYMFRRYIQKLEQEDPCCPLCHREFEAASEAAELAYELSNKVSEVPARLQDNKKELENKLKEYDKLLQMKPAYERTDIMRTKEIPEMKESLHQTEEALDAARKQIKDLKEQLLGPKAKEQMAKDIQGDVVRIDQLQTELRRIDKEIQELQSKMPTGSSRSMEEALAEQEELRAQVSAIQRALHMKQESLRRHSERVNQLRERKNVLMEKKLKLESGQQKRRQLEERLQELQSMHVMIQSEIEVLETRLQEARETLDSAVQSKNIRVTENRKNVDQGQNKIVEQGRKHDEICNWHNSIQRYEQSGMKEKLTSVQERLIELDSKKETLADKNRRTCENIDKLKEKISNQQLKARELEDNKILKEKQVEAEELKSVIDKVKQRLATN, encoded by the exons atggctagattacttaagatgcagatacagggaatccgaagctttggtccgaacgacagtgatcagcagatgattacgtttcaatcacctgtgacgctgatattagggcagaacggatgtggtaagacgacgacaattgaagccctgaagtatgcagctacaggtgaggtgccagcaggaactaaacaagggcagtcgtttgttcatgacccgaagatggctcgtcagccagagacaaggggccaaataaaattgttgatggctgatcgcaaaggcgaagaagttgtcatcacacgtacgttacaaacaacacagaaggcaaaaaatttgcaattgaaaacactggatccagtaattcataggaagaagtctagtggtgaagttgtacaggttggtggacggtgcattgatgtaaatttagaaatgtctcatgtttttggtgtatcaaaagctgttctgagcaatgttatattttgccatcaagaagattctaactggccaatggatgagggaaagaaactcaaggagaagtttgattccatattcgatgcaacaaaacttaataaatgtttggaacacatcagagatcttaggaaagcagtaaatacagaaatcagcactgatgagaaacttctgaaatcacaacaagagataaaagatgagactgtttcaaaaaagaaggatttacaagaggcagagagtcgtctggcagtaactcaggacaaaatagataacttgagcgataaactatcacctttgctagaaaaactagatgaaatttgtgatgtggaaaaggatttccttcagctcaccagggagaaagaaagagctgaagacaagatgaaaatactagaatcgcaacaatcagatttaaagaagaatgttaaggaagtgcttgagtggaaaactttagaagaaataactgatttaatcaacagttttaaaactgaagcaaggaactggcaggagcacttgaaatctatggagattgaacttcagcagatatctagggatgaggagcgagtattggaagaaacaagccaagagcagatgactcttggaaaacttcagaaagaggaagaagatcataatactcgaatagatgcacgcaataagaatctacagagattggcagaaacatttcaaataagagtaaaagaagatacattttcttcagaagttcttgtctcaaatttaatgcatcaagtcgacgataaaataagagagtcaaaggtacagtttgagcagttacggaacaggtttcaaagagaagagcaggaactccaaagtaaaatagacattgctagagacactaaagcaaagctagagcaggaaatcacctcaaaaaaacgacaagcagaagataataaagctgaagaatggagtgtcaaaacagaaattgaagatatagagaaatctggtgaagaacttgtcaaattaggaagagaactggagcaagcaaaaactaactgggaaactccttgtcaagaacttgatgaagaacagctgaaaaaagaaattagagatcagcaccaagagagcaacaggctggatgataagctagttattgtggataaagaagttcagacattgcagctgttgagtagtgagcaggcacagcttgatatccagaacaaactgaaggcatctaaggagtccgaactcaaaaaactaaagaacaaacacaatgaagcactgcgccaccttttgtttacagtgccacaacaaaatttgaaacatgacttggatgcttgcatgcttcaactgactcgtcagatcaacaacatcaatgagaagataaatagtaagcagaatgaggcggctgcacttgaagtgaaacgagcccatcacaaggagcagttggatttgaaagaaagagagctgcgaaaatttgaagaagaaatatatgatttgtgtggcaggcaagattttgatgagtacatacaaagtgtttctgatagaatacaagaactgcaggaccaaaaaggaacgctcagtgcttcggaatacatgttccgtcgctacattcagaaactggaacaggaagatccttgctgtccattgtgtcatagggagtttgaagccgcttctgaagctgctgaacttgcatatgaactgagtaataaagtcagtgaagtcccagcacgccttcaggacaataagaaagaactagaaaataagctaaaggaatatgataaacttttgcaaatgaaacctgcttatgaaagaactgatatcatgcgcaccaaggagataccagaaatgaaagagtcacttcatcaaacagaagaggctttagatgcagctcggaaacagattaaagatttgaaggagcagttactgggtccaaaagcaaaggagcagatggcaaaggatatccaaggagatgtagtccgcattgatcagttgcagacagaactgcgccgcatagacaaagaaattcaggagctgcagtctaagatgcccacaggatcgtcacgctccatggaggaagccctggcagagcaggaggagcttcgagcacaagtcagtgctattcagcgtgcactccacatgaagcaggagtcactgagaaggcattcagagagagtcaaccagctgagggagcgcaaaaatgtacttatggaaaagaaattgaagctcgaaagtggacagcagaaacgtcgacaactggaggaacgtttgcaggagttgcaaagtatgcatgtgatgatacagtcagaaattgaggtgctcgagacccgacttcaagaagctagagagacacttgattctgcagtgcagtcaaaaaatattagagttacagaaaatcgaaaaaatgtagatcagggacaaaataagattgttgagcaaggaaggaaacatgatgaaatttgtaattggcataatagcattcaacggtatgaacagagcggcatgaaagagaaacttacgtcagttcaagaaagattgatagaactggactctaaaaaggagacccttgcagataaaaacagaagaacgtgtgaaaacattgataagcttaaagaaaaaatttcaaatcagcagctgaaagcaagagaacttgaagataacaaaatattgaaggagaaacaggtagaagctgaagaactgaagagtgtaatagataaagtaaaacagcgccttg cgacgaattaa
- the LOC124744205 gene encoding DNA repair protein RAD50-like codes for MRKINTIIRELWRKIYRGNDIDYIEIKTDAPETTSADKKRTFNYRVVQVKNDVEIDMKGRCSAGQKVLASLVIRIALAEILSINCGILALDEPTTNLDRENIDSLGETLTDLINLRRENKNFQLILITHDEDFLDRLMNVEKLKYYYRVTRNAKGNSVIEKYRFEERSTQHRNFN; via the coding sequence atgaggaagattaatacgattataagagaactgtggcgaaaaatctatcgtgggaatgatattgattatatagaaattaaaacagatgctcctgaaaccacgagtgcagacaagaagcgaacattcaactatcgggttgttcaggtgaagaatgatgttgagattgatatgaagggacgctgcagtgctgggcagaaggttctagcgtcgcttgttatccgaattgctttggcagaaattctaagtattaattgtggaatcttagctctggatgaaccaaccacaaatttggatagggagaacatagacagtcttggagaaactctcacagaccttataaatttaaggagggagaacaagaattttcagctcatactgataacacacgatgaagacttcttggatcgtttgatgaatgttgaaaaactgaagtactattacagggtcacaagaaatgcaaagggaaactcggtcattgaaaagtatcgttttgaagaaaggagcacccaacatagaaactttaactaa
- the LOC124744207 gene encoding DNA repair protein RAD50-like produces the protein MARLLKMQIQGIRSFGPNDSDQQMITFQSPVTLILGQNGCGKTTTIEALKYAATGEVPAGTKQGQSFVHDPKMARQPETRGQIKLLMADRKGEEVVITRTLQTTQKAKNLQLKTLDPVIHRKKSSGEVVQVGGRCIDVNLEMSHVFGVSKAVLSNVIFCHQEDSNWPMDEGKKLKEKFDSIFDATKLNKCLEHIRDLRKAVNTEISTDEKLLKSQQEIKDETVSKKKDLQEAESRLAVTQDKIDNLSDKLSPLLEKLDEICDVEKDFLQLTREKERAEDKMKILESQQSDLKKNIKEVLEWKTLEEITDLINSFKTEARNWQEHLKSMEIELQQISRDEERVLEETSQEQMTLGKLQKEEEDHNTRIDARNKNLQRLAETFQIRVKEDTFSSEVLVSNLMHQVDDKIRESKVQFEQLRNRFQREEQELQSKIDIARDTKAKLEQEITSKKRQAEDNKAEEWSVKTEIEDIEKSGEELVKLGRELEQAKTNWETACQELDEEQLKKEIRDQHQESNRLDDKLVIVDKEVQTLQLLSSEQAQLDIQNKLKASKESELKKLKNKHNEALRHLLFTVPQQNLKHDLDACMLQLTRQINNINEKINSKQNEAAALEVKRAHHKEQLDLKERELRKFEEEIYDLCGRQDFDEYIQSVSDRIQELQDQKGTLSASEYMFRRYIQKLEQEDPCCPLCHREFEAASEAAELAYELSNKVSEVPARLQDNKKELENKLKEYDKLLQMKPAYERTDIMRTKEIPEMKESLHQTEEALDAARKQIKDLKEQLLGPKAKEQMAKDIQGDVVRIDQLQTELRRIDKEIQELQSKMPTGSSRSMEEALAEQEELRAQVSAIQRALHMKQESLRRHSERVNQLRERKNVLMEKKLKLESGQQKRRQLEERLQELQSMHVMIQSEIEVLETRLQEARETLDSAVQSKNIRVTENRKNVDQGQNKIVEQGRKHDEICKWHNGIQRYEQSGMKEKLTSVQERLIELDSKKETLADKNRRTCENIDKLKEKISNQQLKARELEDNKILKEKQVEAEELKSVIDKVKQRLATN, from the exons atggctagattacttaagatgcagatacagggaatccgaagctttggtccgaacgacagtgatcagcagatgattacgtttcaatcacctgtgacgctgatattagggcagaacggatgtggtaagacgacgacaattgaagccctgaagtatgcagctacaggtgaggtgccagcaggaactaaacaagggcagtcgtttgttcatgacccgaagatggctcgtcagccagagacaaggggccaaataaaattgttgatggctgatcgcaaaggcgaagaagttgtcatcacacgtacgttacaaacaacacagaaggcaaaaaatttgcaattgaaaacactggatccagtaattcataggaagaagtctagtggtgaagttgtacaggttggtggacggtgcattgatgtaaatttagaaatgtctcatgtttttggtgtatcaaaagctgttctgagcaatgttatattttgccatcaagaagattctaactggccaatggatgagggaaagaaactcaaggagaagtttgattccatattcgatgcaacaaaacttaataaatgtttggaacacatcagagatcttaggaaagcagtaaatacagaaatcagcactgatgagaaacttctgaaatcacaacaagagataaaagatgagactgtttcaaaaaagaaggatttacaagaggcagagagtcgtctggcagtaactcaggacaaaatagataacttgagcgataaactatcacctttgctagaaaaactagatgaaatttgtgatgtggaaaaggatttccttcagctcaccagggagaaagaaagagctgaagacaagatgaaaatactagaatcgcaacaatcagatttaaagaagaatattaaggaagtgcttgagtggaaaactttagaagaaataactgatttaatcaacagttttaaaactgaagcaaggaactggcaggagcacttgaaatctatggagattgaacttcagcagatatctagggatgaggagcgagtattggaagaaacaagccaagagcagatgactcttggaaaacttcagaaagaggaagaagatcataatactcgaatagatgcacgcaataagaatctacagagattggcagaaacatttcaaataagagtaaaagaagatacattttcttcagaagttcttgtctcaaatttaatgcatcaagtcgacgataaaataagagagtcaaaggtacagtttgagcagttacggaacaggtttcaaagagaagagcaggaactccaaagtaaaatagacattgctagagacactaaagcaaagctagagcaggaaatcacctcaaaaaaacgacaagcagaagataataaagctgaagaatggagtgtcaaaacagaaattgaagatatagagaaatctggtgaagaacttgtcaaattaggaagagaactggagcaagcaaaaactaactgggaaactgcttgtcaagaacttgatgaagaacagctgaaaaaagaaattagagatcagcaccaagagagcaacaggctggatgataagctagttattgtggataaagaagttcagacattgcagctgttgagtagtgagcaggcacagcttgatatccagaacaaactgaaggcatctaaggagtccgaactcaaaaaactaaagaacaaacacaatgaagcactgcgccaccttttgtttacagtgccacaacaaaatttgaaacatgacttggatgcttgcatgcttcaactgactcgtcagatcaacaacatcaatgagaagataaatagtaagcagaatgaggcggctgcacttgaagtgaaacgagcccatcacaaggagcagttggatttgaaagaaagagagctgcgaaaatttgaagaagaaatatatgatttgtgtggcaggcaagattttgatgagtacatacaaagtgtttctgatagaatacaagaactgcaggaccaaaaaggaacgctcagtgcttcggaatacatgttccgtcgctacattcagaaactggaacaggaagatccttgctgtccattgtgtcatagggagtttgaagccgcttctgaagctgctgaacttgcatatgaactgagtaataaagtcagtgaagtcccagcacgccttcaggacaataagaaagaactagaaaataagctaaaggaatatgataaacttttgcaaatgaaacctgcttatgaaagaactgatatcatgcgcaccaaggagataccagaaatgaaagagtcacttcatcaaacagaagaggctttagatgcagctcggaaacagattaaagatttgaaggagcagttactgggtccaaaagcaaaggagcagatggcaaaggatatccaaggagatgtagtccgcattgatcagttgcagacagaactgcgccgcatagacaaagaaattcaggagctgcagtctaagatgcccacaggatcgtcacgctccatggaggaagccctggcagagcaggaggagcttcgagcacaagtcagtgctattcagcgtgcactccacatgaagcaggagtcactgagaaggcattcagagagagtcaaccagctgagggagcgcaaaaatgtacttatggaaaagaaattgaagctcgaaagtggacagcagaaacgtcgacaactggaggaacgtttgcaggagttgcaaagtatgcatgtgatgatacagtcagaaattgaggtgctcgagacccgacttcaagaagctagagagacacttgattctgcagtgcagtcaaaaaatattagagttacagaaaatcgaaaaaatgtagatcagggacaaaataagattgttgagcaaggaaggaaacatgatgaaatttgtaaGTGGCATAATGGCATTCAACGGTATGAACAGAGcggcatgaaagagaaacttacgtcagttcaagaaagattgatagaactggactctaaaaaggagacccttgcagataaaaacagaagaacgtgtgaaaacattgataagcttaaagaaaaaatttcaaatcagcagctgaaagcaagagaacttgaagataacaaaatattgaaggagaaacaggtagaagctgaagaactgaagagtgtaatagataaagtaaaacagcgccttg cgacgaattaa
- the LOC124744209 gene encoding DNA repair protein RAD50-like, whose translation MARLLKMQIQGIRSFGPNDSDQQMITFQSPVTLILGQNGCGKTTTIEALKYAATGEVPAGTKQGQSFVHDPKMARQPETRGQIKLLMADRKGEEVVITRTLQTTQKAKNLQLKTLDPVIHRKKSSGEVVQVGGRCIDVNLEMSHVFGVSKAVLSNVIFCHQEDSNWPMDEGKKLKEKFDSIFDATKLNKCLEHIRDLRKAVNTEISTDEKLLKSQQEIKDETVSKKKDLQEAESRLAVTQDKIDNLSDKLSPLLEKLDEICDVEKDFLQLTREKERAEDKMKILESQQSDLKKNIKEVLEWKTLEEITDLINSFKTEARNWQEHLKSMEIELQQISRDEERVLEETSQEQMTLGKLQKEEEDHNTRIDARNKNLQRLAETFQIRVKEDTFSSEVLVSNLMHQVDDKIRESKVQFEQLRNRFQREEQELQSKIDIARDTKAKLEQEITSKKRQAEDNKAEEWSVKTEIEDIEKSGEELVKLGRELEQAKTNWETACQELDEEQLKKEIRDQHQESNRLDDKLVIVDKEVQTLQLLSSEQAQLDIQNKLKASKESELKKLKNKHNEALRHLLFTVPQQNLKHDLDACMLQLTRQINNINEKINSKQNEAAALEVKRAHHKEQLDLKERELRKFEEEIYDLCGRQDFDEYIQSVSDRIQELQDQKGTLSASEYMFRRYIQKLEQEDPCCPLCHREFEAASEAAELAYELSNKVSEVPARLQDNKKELENKLKEYDKLLQMKPAYERTDIMRTKEIPEMKESLHQTEEALDAARKQIKDLKEQLLGPKAKEQMAKDIQGDVVRIDQLQTELRRIDKEIQELQSKMPTGSSRSMEEALAEQEELRAQVSAIQRALHMKQESLRRHSERVNQLRERKNVLMEKKLKLESGQQKRRQLEERLQELQSMHVMIQSEIEVLETRLQEARETLDSAVQSKNIRVTENRKNVDQGQNKIVEQGRKHDEICNWHNSIQRYEQSGMKEKLTSVQERLIELDSKKETLADKNRRTCENIDKLKEKISNQQLKARELEDNKILKEKQVEAEELKSVIDKVKQRLATN comes from the exons atggctagattacttaagatgcagatacagggaatccgaagctttggtccgaacgacagtgatcagcagatgattacgtttcaatcacctgtgacgctgatattagggcagaacggatgtggtaagacgacgacaattgaagccctgaagtatgcagctacaggtgaggtgccagcaggaactaaacaagggcagtcgtttgttcatgacccgaagatggctcgtcagccagagacaaggggccaaataaaattgttgatggctgatcgcaaaggcgaagaagttgtcatcacacgtacgttacaaacaacacagaaggcaaaaaatttgcaattgaaaacactggatccagtaattcataggaagaagtctagtggtgaagttgtacaggttggtggacggtgcattgatgtaaatttagaaatgtctcatgtttttggtgtatcaaaagctgttctgagcaatgttatattttgccatcaagaagattctaactggccaatggatgagggaaagaaactcaaggagaagtttgattccatattcgatgcaacaaaacttaataaatgtttggaacacatcagagatcttaggaaagcagtaaatacagaaatcagcactgatgagaaacttctgaaatcacaacaagagataaaagatgagactgtttcaaaaaagaaggatttacaagaggcagagagtcgtctggcagtaactcaggacaaaatagataacttgagcgataaactatcacctttgctagaaaaactagatgaaatttgtgatgtggaaaaggatttccttcagctcaccagggagaaagaaagagctgaagacaagatgaaaatactagaatcgcaacaatcagatttaaagaagaatattaaggaagtgcttgagtggaaaactttagaagaaataactgatttaatcaacagttttaaaactgaagcaaggaactggcaggagcacttgaaatctatggagattgaacttcagcagatatctagggatgaggagcgagtattggaagaaacaagccaagagcagatgactcttggaaaacttcagaaagaggaagaagatcataatactcgaatagatgcacgcaataagaatctacagagattggcagaaacatttcaaataagagtaaaagaagatacattttcttcagaagttcttgtctcaaatttaatgcatcaagtcgacgataaaataagagagtcaaaggtacagtttgagcagttacggaacaggtttcaaagagaagagcaggaactccaaagtaaaatagacattgctagagacactaaagcaaagctagagcaggaaatcacctcaaaaaaacgacaagcagaagataataaagctgaagaatggagtgtcaaaacagaaattgaagatatagagaaatctggtgaagaacttgtcaaattaggaagagaactggagcaagcaaaaactaactgggaaactgcttgtcaagaacttgatgaagaacagctgaaaaaagaaattagagatcagcaccaagagagcaacaggctggatgataagctagttattgtggataaagaagttcagacattgcagctgttgagtagtgagcaggcacagcttgatatccagaacaaactgaaggcatctaaggagtccgaactcaaaaaactaaagaacaaacacaatgaagcactgcgccaccttttgtttacagtgccacaacaaaatttgaaacatgacttggatgcttgcatgcttcaactgactcgtcagatcaacaacatcaatgagaagataaatagtaagcagaatgaggcggctgcacttgaagtgaaacgagcccatcacaaggagcagttggatttgaaagaaagagagctgcgaaaatttgaagaagaaatatatgatttgtgtggcaggcaagattttgatgagtacatacaaagtgtttctgatagaatacaagaactgcaggaccaaaaaggaacgctcagtgcttcggaatacatgttccgtcgctacattcagaaactggaacaggaagatccttgctgtccattgtgtcatagggagtttgaagccgcttctgaagctgctgaacttgcatatgaactgagtaataaagtcagtgaagtcccagcacgccttcaggacaataagaaagaactagaaaataagctaaaggaatatgataaacttttgcaaatgaaacctgcttatgaaagaactgatatcatgcgcaccaaggagataccagaaatgaaagagtcacttcatcaaacagaagaggctttagatgcagctcggaaacagattaaagatttgaaggagcagttactgggtccaaaagcaaaggagcagatggcaaaggatatccaaggagatgtagtccgcattgatcagttgcagacagaactgcgccgcatagacaaagaaattcaggagctgcagtctaagatgcccacaggatcgtcacgctccatggaggaagccctggcagagcaggaggagcttcgagcacaagtcagtgctattcagcgtgcactccacatgaagcaggagtcactgagaaggcattcagagagagtcaaccagctgagggagcgcaaaaatgtacttatggaaaagaaattgaagctcgaaagtggacagcagaaacgtcgacaactggaggaacgtttgcaggagttgcaaagtatgcatgtgatgatacagtcagaaattgaggtgctcgagacccgacttcaagaagctagagagacacttgattctgcagtgcagtcaaaaaatattagagttacagaaaatcgaaaaaatgtagatcagggacaaaataagattgttgagcaaggaaggaaacatgatgaaatttgtaattggcataatagcattcaacggtatgaacagagcggcatgaaagagaaacttacgtcagttcaagaaagattgatagaactggactctaaaaaggagacccttgcagataaaaacagaagaacgtgtgaaaacattgataagcttaaagaaaaaatttcaaatcagcagctgaaagcaagagaacttgaagataacaaaatattgaaggagaaacaggtagaagctgaagaactgaagagtgtaatagataaagtaaaacagcgccttg cgacgaattaa